The DNA window AGGAATTATTTACCGGAAACAGTGACCATATTAGCAAAGCCTTCTCACCAATGGTTATTAAGTTCTTTATGCTTCAGGCACATTATCGAAGTCCATTGGACATTACGGATGAAGCGTTACAAGCTGCCGAAAAGGGTTATAAAAGGTTGATGGAGGCTTTTAAGTTAGTGTGCAATTTAGACCCTGAGCTTTCAACTTCTGGAACTAAAGATCAGGAAATCTTGAGTATAATCGACCAAAGTCTAATGTACATGGATGATGACTTCAACGTTCCTAATGCTTTGGCTTCACTATTTGAATTAGCTTCTATATTAAATTCCTTCAATGACGGTCATATTAAATCCAGTGAAATTGGTCTGAATGTATGGAACCAATTGAAAACCCACTTCAATGTGCTAATCACAGATATTTTCGGACTGAAAGACGAACAAAATACCGAGGATAAAAGCACCACTAATGGTTTAATGCATCTAATTATAGATCTTCGAAAGGATATCCGCGAAAGAAAAGACTGGGCTTCAGCTGATAAAATTAGAGATAGTTTGTTTGCTTTGGGTATACAGCTTAAAGACGGCAAGGATGGGACTTCTTGGAAAAAAAATTGATAGCCATATTTGCTTCAATAGATTCTTATTTCGAGATAAGTTCCTGATTTTCTTTCTAATATTATTTTACAACTGCTGCTTTAACAAGTCAAATAGATCGGTAGATCATGCCCCTGAATTTGATAACATTGTATGGCTCAATGGCCCTGAGCAAAAAATCACCAATTTGGTTGGAAAAGTAGTGCTTATCCGTTGGTGGACTGATGAGTGTGAATATTGTGTCCAGACGTCGCCCAGTCTAAATAATTGGAATTCAGAACTTCAGGACTCAGGATTGGTGATTATTGGAATGTATCACCCAAAACCTGGTCCTCGAGACGTTGAAATAAATGAAATCTACAAATATATCCGGGAAAAGAATTTTCTTTTCCCCATTGGCATTGATTCTGAATGGAGAAATCTACAAAATTATTGGCTTCGGTATGGCCCAAAAGCCTTTACTTCTGTCAGTTTTTTAATTGATAAAAAAGGTAGAATCAGACATGTTCATCAAGGAGGAGAGTTTCATAAAGACACAATTGTCGGTCACGGGAAATGTTTAAAAGACTATTGGGAATTAGACAGTACCCTAAGGGTTTTGCTTGCTGAATAGTTTTTGTGCCTACCTTTGTTGGCATGCAAAAAAACATTCTTAATCAGCTACTGAAGAAAAAGAGTCTTGGTATAAGAAGTCTGGCTGTTTTAATTGATCCGGACCATCAAAAAATACGAAACATTGATGAAATTATTTCTGAGGCCAATGCCCACGCAGTTGACTACTTTTTCTTAGGTGGAAGTCTTGTACTCCAGGATCGTATGGATGAGGTGCTTAAACTTATCCGTGAGCAATCTAACATTCCAAGTATTATTTTTCCCGGAAGTGGGTTTCAGATTAACATACAAGCGGATGCTTTGCTCTTTCTTTCTTTGGTTTCGGGAAGAAATCCGGAATTCCTTATTGGAAAACAAGTTGAGGTTGCTCCCAAACTTTATAGTTCTAAAATTGAGGTAATTTCAACAGCATATTTGCTGATAGATGGAGGATCAAGTAATACTGCAAGTTATATTTCCCAGACATTACCTATTCCACATGATAAAATTGAAATTGCAGTGGCAACTGCTCTCGCAAGTCAGTTTCTGGGATTTCAATTGCTTTTCATGGATGCTGGAAGTGGGGCACGTCGCAATGTTTCGGCGGAACTTATAAATAAAGTCTCTGAGGTATGTGACCAACCTTTAATTGTTGGTGGGGGAATTAAAAATGGTGAGCAGGCCTATAATATGCTAAAGGCTGGTGCAGACGTATTGGTTATTGGAAATGCAATTGAAGAGAATCCTCTGCTCATTCGTGAAATAAGTGCTGCTGTAAAACAAATTAACGCATTGGATCTCAGGCGGGTATAAAATGAAAAAAGGACTGATTATTCGCTCAACTGGAAGCTGGTACGAACTCATTGAGGAAGTTTCTAATAATAGATACAGCTGTAGGACTGCAGGAAAAATGAAACTGTTGAAAAAAGATCTTTCTAACCCAATTGGTGTTGGAGATTTTGTCGAATTTGAACCTGAAAACGAAAATCAAGGTATTATCCATAATATTCATTCTAGAAAAAATTACATCGTTCGTCAAAGTCCAAAAAATAAACATCAACTGCACCTAATCGCTGCAAACATTGATTTGGCAGTATTGGTTACCACCTTAAAACAACCCACGTTCAAACCAGGGTTTATTGATCGCTTTTTGATCACCACAGAGCCACAAAACATTCCTGTTTTAATTGTATTTAATAAATCTGATATTTGGGAAGAATCAGAGTTGTTATTATTTGAAGAATGTAAATCAATTTATAATAATATTACATTTGGACTCTTAGAGGTATCCACTGTAACTTTAAAAAATATTGACTTACTAAAAGAAAAAATATTAGGTAAAACCTGTCTTGTTGCCGGTCAATCTGGGGTTGGGAAAAGCAGCCTGCTTAATGTATTGCAACCAGGTATA is part of the Candidatus Vicinibacter affinis genome and encodes:
- a CDS encoding TlpA family protein disulfide reductase, yielding MGLLGKKIDSHICFNRFLFRDKFLIFFLILFYNCCFNKSNRSVDHAPEFDNIVWLNGPEQKITNLVGKVVLIRWWTDECEYCVQTSPSLNNWNSELQDSGLVIIGMYHPKPGPRDVEINEIYKYIREKNFLFPIGIDSEWRNLQNYWLRYGPKAFTSVSFLIDKKGRIRHVHQGGEFHKDTIVGHGKCLKDYWELDSTLRVLLAE
- a CDS encoding geranylgeranylglyceryl/heptaprenylglyceryl phosphate synthase, encoding MQKNILNQLLKKKSLGIRSLAVLIDPDHQKIRNIDEIISEANAHAVDYFFLGGSLVLQDRMDEVLKLIREQSNIPSIIFPGSGFQINIQADALLFLSLVSGRNPEFLIGKQVEVAPKLYSSKIEVISTAYLLIDGGSSNTASYISQTLPIPHDKIEIAVATALASQFLGFQLLFMDAGSGARRNVSAELINKVSEVCDQPLIVGGGIKNGEQAYNMLKAGADVLVIGNAIEENPLLIREISAAVKQINALDLRRV
- the rsgA gene encoding ribosome small subunit-dependent GTPase A, which gives rise to MKKGLIIRSTGSWYELIEEVSNNRYSCRTAGKMKLLKKDLSNPIGVGDFVEFEPENENQGIIHNIHSRKNYIVRQSPKNKHQLHLIAANIDLAVLVTTLKQPTFKPGFIDRFLITTEPQNIPVLIVFNKSDIWEESELLLFEECKSIYNNITFGLLEVSTVTLKNIDLLKEKILGKTCLVAGQSGVGKSSLLNVLQPGIGLKTSEISSSSGKGTHTTTFAEMFILSDGTRVIDTPGIKTLSFNNLEIMDVAHNFKEFFETSVNCRFGSQCTHRNEPGCAVKSAIESGHISFQRYQNYLNLVDEIESQNYWERNKKF